In Quercus lobata isolate SW786 chromosome 12, ValleyOak3.0 Primary Assembly, whole genome shotgun sequence, a genomic segment contains:
- the LOC115970739 gene encoding ABC transporter B family member 11-like produces MAVENGLDSQTNTDAATTSKSNAEEEKTSSMNGDQEDSKKSKGDEKTNTVPFRKLFSFADSTDILLMILGTIGAVGNGICMPLMTLLFGELSNSFGQNQNSPNMVDTVSKVCLKFVYLALGAAVAAFLQVACWMVTGERQAARIRRLYLKTILRQDVAFFDKETNTGEVVSRMSGDTVLIQDAMGEKVGKFLQLTTTFIGGFLVAFIKGWLLTLVMLSSLPLLVASGAVMSIIIPKMASRGQSAYAKAANVVEQTIGSIRTVASFTGEKQAIISYKKFVLKAYNSGVQEGLASGFGLGTATFVVFCTYALAVWFGAKMILEKGYNGGQVLTVIIAVLSGSMSLGQASPCMSAFAAGQAAAFKMFETIGRKPVIDAYDTKGRTLNDIHGDIELRDVYFSYPSRPDELIFNGFSLSIPSGTTTALVGQSGSGKSTVISLIERFYDPHAGEVLIGGINLKEFQLKWIRGKIGLVSQEPVLFASSIKDNIAYGKDGATIEEIRAAAELANAAKFIDKLPQGLDTMVGEHGTQMSGGQKQRIAIARAILKDPRILLLDEATSALDAESERIVQEALDRIMVNRTTVIVAHRLSTVRNADMIAVIHRGKMVEKGAHSELLKDPEGAYSQLIRLQEVNKGSEQALDDRNNPEITVESFRHSTQRMSIQRSISRGSSGVGNSSRHSFSVSFGLPTGVNVPDIARAETESPSVPTEELPNVPLSRVAYLNKPEIPVLIIGAVAAILNGVILPILGLLISSAIKIFFEPNGLKKDSKFWAIMFMLLGLASFLISPARSYFFAVAGCKLIGRIRVMCFEKVVNMEVSWFDDPDNSSGAIGARLSADAASVRALVGDALGQMVENMASAVAGLVIAFVACWQLAFIILVLIPLIGVNGFIQVKFMKGFSADAKMMYEEASQVANDAVGSIRTVASFCAEENVMELYKRKCEGPMKTGIRQGLISGIGFGLSFFLMYSVYATSFYAGARLVEAGKTTFSDVFRVFFALTMAAIGISQTSSFAPDSSKAKNAAASIFAILDRKSKIDPSEESGMKLDDVKGEIELCDVSFKYPSRPDIQIFRDLNLKIHSGKTVALVGESGSGKSTVVSLLQRFYDPDSGHITLDGIEIQKFQLKWLRQQMGLVSQEPILFNDTIRANIAYGKEGDATEAEIISASELANAHKFISSLQQGYDTMVGERGVQLSGGQKQRVAIARAIVKSPKILLLDEATSALDTESEKIVQDALDRVMVNRTTIVVAHRLSTIKNADLIAVVKNGVIVEKGKHETLINIKDGFYASLVALHTSTSTV; encoded by the exons ATGGCAGTGGAGAATGGCTTGGACAGCCAAACAAATACAGATGCAGCCACCACATCAAAAAGCAATGCAGAAGAAGAGAAAACCTCCAGCATGAATGGTGATCAAGAAGACTCAAAGAAGAGCAAAGGGGATGAGAAAACTAACACTGTTCCATTTCGGAAACTGTTCTCATTTGCAGATTCCACTGATATTTTGCTGATGATCCTTGGCACAATTGGTGCCGTTGGGAATGGGATATGTATGCCCCTTATGACTCTGCTATTCGGGGAACTGTCCAATTCTTTTGGACAAAACCAGAATAGCCCCAACATGGTTGATACAGTTTCCAAG GTGTGTCTAAAATTTGTCTACTTGGCACTGGGTGCGGCTGTGGCAGCTTTCCTTC AGGTGGCTTGTTGGATGGTGACAGGGGAGCGACAGGCAGCACGAATAAGGCGTTTATATCTGAAGACTATTCTGAGGCAAGATGTTGCATTCTTTGATAAGGAAACAAACACTGGCGAGGTTGTTAGCAGAATGTCTGGCGACACCGTCCTAATACAGGATGCAATGGGTGAGAAG GTCGGGAAATTTTTGCAACTGACTACTACATTCATCGGAGGCTTTTTGGTAGCATTTATCAAAGGGTGGCTTCTAACCCTTGTCATGTTatcctctcttcctcttcttgtgGCATCTGGTGCAGTTATGTCCATCATCATACCCAAGATGGCGTCCCGGGGACAAAGTGCTTATGCAAAAGCAGCAAATGTAGTTGAACAGACGATTGGCTCAATCAGAACA GTTGCATCATTCACCGGTGAGAAGCAAGCTATAATTAGTTAcaagaaatttgttttaaaagcTTACAATTCAGGCGTTCAGGAAGGCTTGGCTTCTGGTTTTGGTCTTGGCACAGCTACGTTTGTAGTCTTCTGCACTTACGCTTTGGCTGTATGGTTTGGTGCAAAGATGATACTGGAGAAAGGATATAATGGGGGTCAAGTGCTGACCGTGATAATTGCCGTGTTATCTGGTTCCAT GTCTCTAGGACAGGCATCTCCCTGCATGAGTGCATTCGCTGCGGGACAAGCTGCAGCATTTAAGATGTTTGAAACTATAGGGAGGAAGCCAGTGATAGATGCTTATGACACAAAGGGAAGGACGTTAAATGACATTCATGGAGATATAGAGCTAAGGGATGTTTATTTCAGTTACCCAAGCAGACCGGATGAACTAATATTCAATGGATTCTCTCTTTCTATCCCAAGTGGCACAACTACAGCTTTGGTTGGACAAAGTGGAAGTGGGAAGTCAACAGTCATTAGTCTGATAGAGAGATTCTATGACCCTCATGCTGGCGAAGTTCTTATAGGTGGAATTAACCTCAAAGAATTTCAGCTCAAATGGATTAGAGGGAAAATTGGTCTTGTCAGCCAGGAACCTGTGTTATTTGCATCCAGCATTAAGGATAATATTGCATATGGAAAGGATGGTGCAACTATTGAAGAGATAAGAGCAGCAGCTGAACTAGCCAATGCTGCTAAATTCATTGACAAATTGCCACAG GGGCTAGATACCATGGTTGGTGAGCACGGAACACAGATGTCTGGTGGACAGAAACAGAGGATTGCCATTGCAAGAGCAATTCTGAAAGACCCACGAATACTACTTCTTGATGAAGCTACAAGTGCACTTGATGCAGAGTCTGAAAGGATAGTGCAAGAGGCATTGGACAGGATTATGGTCAACAGGACAACAGTCATTGTTGCCCATCGTTTGAGCACAGTAAGGAATGCTGATATGATTGCCGTCATTCATAGAGGAAAGATGGTTGAAAAAG GCGCGCACTCAGAACTACTCAAGGATCCTGAGGGAGCATACTCTCAGCTTATACGCTTGCAAGAAGTAAACAAAGGATCAGAACAAGCATTAGATGATCGAAACAATCCGGAAATTACTGTGGAATCATTCAGACACTCAACTCAAAGAATGTCAATCCAACGATCCATAAGTCGAGGATCATCTGGAGTGGGAAACAGTAGCCGCCACTCATTCTCTGTATCATTTGGTTTACCTACAGGAGTTAATGTACCAGACATTGCACGGGCAGAAACAGAATCCCCTTCAGTACCTACAGAAGAACTTCCAAATGTTCCACTCAGCCGCGTTGCCTACCTTAACAAGCCTGAGATTCCAGTGCTTATAATTGGAGCTGTAGCTGCAATCCTCAATGGCGTAATACTTCCAATTTTAGGATTACTAATTTCCAGCGCTATCAAGATATTTTTTGAACCTAATGGACTAAAAAAGGATTCAAAATTTTGGGCAATAATGTTTATGCTCCTTGGTCTGGCATCATTTCTGATCAGTCCAGCACGATCATACTTCTTTGCTGTGGCTGGGTGTAAATTAATCGGACGTATTAGAGTAATGTGCTTTGAGAAGGTGGTTAACATGGAGGTTAGTTGGTTTGATGATCCTGATAATTCAAGTGGTGCAATTGGTGCAAGGCTCTCAGCAGATGCAGCATCAGTGCGTGCTTTAGTAGGGGATGCACTTGGTCAGATGGTAGAAAATATGGCTTCAGCAGTTGCTGGGTTGGTCATTGCCTTTGTTGCTTGCTGGCAGTTGGCTTTTATTATCCTGGTATTGATTCCTCTAATTGGAGTTAATGGATTTATTCAAGTGAAGTTCATGAAAGGATTTAGTGCAGATGCAAAG atGATGTATGAGGAAGCGAGCCAGGTTGCAAATGATGCTGTTGGAAGTATAAGAACGGTTGCTTCTTTTTGTGCAGAAGAGAATGTCATGGAattatacaaaagaaaatgtgaAGGTCCTATGAAGACAGGGATACGGCAAGGCCTGATTAGTGGAATAGGATTTGGGTTATCTTTCTTCTTAATGTATTCTGTCTACGCAACTAGTTTCTATGCTGGAGCTCGACTTGTTGAGGCTGGCAAAACAACATTCTCAGACGTTTTCCGG GTTTTTTTTGCCTTAACCATGGCAGCAATTGGAATTTCTCAAACAAGTTCCTTTGCTCCTGATTCTAGCAAAGCCAAGAACGCCGCTGCTTCCATATTTGCAATATTAGATCGGAAGTCAAAGATAGACCCAAGTGAGGAGTCTGGCATGAAATTGGATGATGTCAAGGGCGAAATTGAGCTTTGTGATGTAAGCTTTAAGTATCCTTCTAGACCAGATATTCAGATTTTCCGAGACCTCAACTTAAAAATTCATTCTGGCAAG ACGGTTGCCCTTGTCGGAGAAAGTGGTAGTGGAAAATCAACAGTGGTCTCACTTTTACAAAGATTTTATGATCCTGATTCAGGCCATATAACACTGGATGGAATTGAAATTCAAAAGTTTCAACTCAAATGGTTGAGGCAGCAAATGGGACTTGTGAGCCAAGAACCAATTTTGTTCAATGACACTATCCGTGCCAACATTGCATATGGAAAGGAAGGAGATGCAACTGAGGCAGAAATTATATCTGCATCAGAGTTGGCCAATGCCCACAAATTCATTAGTAGCTTACAACAG GGTTATGATACCATGGTAGGTGAACGAGGAGTCCAATTATCTGGTGGGCAAAAGCAACGTGTAGCCATTGCACGTGCCATAGTCAAAAGTCcaaaaatattactattagatgAAGCTACTAGTGCACTAGATACCGAGTCTGAGAAAATTGTTCAAGATGCATTAGACCGAGTCATGGTTAACCGGACTACAATAGTTGTGGCTCATCGATTATCCACAATCAAGAATGCTGATCTAATAGCAGTTGTTAAAAATGGAGTAATCGTGGAGAAAGGAAAGCATGAAACTTTGATTAATATCAAGGATGGATTTTATGCCTCCTTAGTGGCACTTCACACCAGTACTTCAACCgtttga